From a single Stomoxys calcitrans chromosome 4, idStoCalc2.1, whole genome shotgun sequence genomic region:
- the LOC106089730 gene encoding uncharacterized protein LOC106089730 translates to MTQPPNMSDIYYCSKNKKSSSDGKTSGSDKSPKTINNNNNNHSTSNGNICGKHSSSPSSKSNWKGLPSNSNSPRDSTSNGGNSSQASTTVPKVFHNTRCTRHHKAHSHSPNRNSSNSMVAADIAHHHMNGHNNHNHGHIHHLPSAGHRKKTESVLSTDSDIRFTRRKLGDSQKCGCAVIAGFLVALLVAGVFVYVGYTYFKPEPLSDRIFRGKFQVLNDKWSMDLANQNSQRFQQKSRDYRERINLLVRRSDLREAYEGSEILALDGFEDKSDILVHFNMVFDPYAGLVSTADLLALFGEEFGSSHPRYFGNVTVDPQSLMIKEVTGLIEEPIMSSSPLGGDDETTEIITTTPRQPRRCEPLKLNYCRSIGYNITTYPNLLGHTSFEEVQADVIAFRELVDAECFREAFDFVCRLMQPPCEGQTNLEPSPGIMCREYCEQFMKGCGNRLPKRFQKYFDCEKFPESTGIQSCHQKPRCASDMQANAHSPRLCDGVADCPDLSDERTCTFCTGNSLYCGRGRACVPRKARCDGKADCPDGSDEKDCLSIAPLASELIDPEPLVPYLPRFHSEGYAVFSEKGSVGKLCAEGLEGDGKLVVRQTVAESLCKSLGYESVEIYDVLTDSESIDDYVRVLDPHAPEISFVRTHCPRRQVLYVGCGELQCGIQSVLSGKQHLTLPKMSSPGDWPWLAALYREDIHVCDGTLISQDWVLTTESCFQGQPRATWMAVFGSVRLASKAPWTQRRRIIGMIKSPVEGSTAALIRLESPVIFSDHVRPICLPDEQERKQEQQIQRRAYVPKAERLEGKSVEIIKPLEHETQQYFDSPTFHPTESTESEENTSGFYESSAFKMPDAEALTAEVESLDFINYPLPEGAPQVQYYGFNQSTTTPASAGPKATTANSAEQKPEQLWTMCNTLGWSRQRDHLQRVQLKIGDMAACENVSIATVNSMCTEATYQKHDCTQEEFAGAPVQCLIPGTNQWALVGVSSWRIACAASGIERPRMYDKIASNAAWIRETVHAS, encoded by the exons GGTTTACCGTCCAACTCAAACTCCCCTCGAGACTCCACATCGAATGGCGGCAATAGTTCGCAGGCCTCGACCACAGTACCCAAAGTCTTTCACAACACACGATGCACCCGGCATCACAAGGCCCACAGTCATTCGCCGAATCGAAACAGCAGCAATAGTATGGTTGcagctgatatagcccatcatcatATGAATGGTCACAACAATCACAATCATGGCCACATACATCACCTGCCAAGTGCGGGGCATAGAAAGAAAACAGAGTCGGTGTTATCAACAGATTCAGATATACGCTTTACCCGCAGAAAATTGGGAGATAGTCAAAAATGTGGCTGTGCTGTGATAGCAGGATTCCTAGTCGCCCTTCTGGTGGCtggtgtttttgtttatgttgGAT ATACCTACTTCAAACCGGAACCTTTGTCTGATCGAATTTTCCGTGGCAAATTTCAAGTACTGAATGACAAATGGTCCATGGACTTGGCAAATCAAAATTCTCAAAGGTTTCAACAGAAATCCAGAGATTATCGTGAGCGCATTAATCTTCTAGTACGAAGATCCGATTTAAGGGAGGCCTATGAGGGTAGTGAGATTCTGGCTTTAGATGG TTTCGAGGATAAGAGTGATATTTTGGTTCACTTCAACATGGTCTTTGATCCCTATGCCGGTTTAGTCTCCACCGCTGATCTACTGGCTTTATTCGGCGAGGAGTTTGGCAGTTCTCATCCTCGTTATTTTGGCAATGTCACTGTGGATCCTCAGAGTCTAATGATTAAAGAAGTCACCGGTTTAATTGAAGAACCCATTATGTCCTCTTCCCCACTGGGAGGTGATGATGAAACTACCGAAATAATTACCACTACCCCCAGGCAACCCAGGCGATGTGAACCCCTAAAGCTGAACTATTGCCGTTCCATAGGTTACAACATTACCACCTATCCAAATTTATTGGGCCACACATCCTTCGAAGAAGTGCAAGCCGATGTTATAGCTTTTCGGGAACTGGTCGATGCTGAATGTTTTCGAGAAGcttttgattttgtttgccGTCTAATGCAACCACCTTGCGAAGGTCAAACAAATTTGGAACCCTCTCCGGGCATAATGTGTCGAGAGTATTGTGAGCAGTTCATGAAGGGCTGTGGTAACCGTTTGCCCAAACGTTTTCAGAAATACTTTGACTGTGAAAAGTTCCCAGAGTCCACAGGTATACAATCGTGTCATCAGAAACCTCGCTGCGCCAGTGATATGCAGGCCAATGCCCATAGCCCACGCTTGTGTGATGGCGTAGCTGATTGTCCTGATCTCTCCGATGAAAGAACATGTACATTTTGCACCGGCAACTCCCTGTATTGTGGAAGAGGTAGAGCATGTGTGCCTCGTAAAGCAAGATGTGATGGCAAAGCAGATTGTCCAGATGGTTCTGACGAAAAGGATTGCC tttCTATAGCTCCCTTGGCTTCTGAGTTAATTGATCCAGAACCTTTGGTACCTTATCTACCACGTTTCCATTCCGAAGGTTATGCAGTCTTTTCGGAAAAGGGTTCGGTGGGCAAACTGTGTGCAGAGGGTTTGGAAGGAGACGGCAAATTGGTGGTTAGACAAACAGTGGCCGAATCGTTATGCAAATCTTTGGGTTATGA GTCCGTGGAAATTTATGATGTCCTAACAGATTCCGAAAGTATTGATGATTATGTGCGTGTCTTAGATCCGCATGCTCCGGAGATTTCATTTGTTCGAACTCATTGTCCCAGGCGGCAGGTGCTCTATGTGGGTTGTGGCGAACTGCAGTGTGGCATTCAGTCAGTTCTCTCAGGTAAACAGCATTTAACATTGCCCAAAATGTCTTCGCCTGGTGATTGGCCCTGGTTGGCTGCCTTATATAGGGAAGATATACATGTCTGCGATGGTACCTTA ATATCCCAAGATTGGGTTCTAACCACAGAGTCTTGTTTCCAAGGCCAACCCAGAGCCACCTGGATGGCGGTCTTTGGATCGGTGCGTCTTGCTTCTAAGGCTCCCTGGACTCAACGTCGCCGCATCATTGGCATGATCAAAAGTCCTGTGGAGGGCTCTACAGCGGCTCTTATAAGACTCGAATCGCCAGTTATATTTTCCGATCATGTGCGTCCCATATGCCTGCCGGATGAGCAAGAACGCAAACAGGAACAACAAATACAACGCAGAGCTTATGTACCCAAAGCCGAACGTTTAGAGGGTAAAAGTGTCGAAATCATAAAACCTCTGGAACATGAGACACAACAATATTTCGATTCCCCTACCTTCCATCCCACGGAGTCCACTGAATCGGAAGAGAACACCAGTGGCTTTTATGAATCGTCAGCCTTTAAAATGCCCGATGCAGAAGCATTAACAGCCGAAGTAGAAAGTTTAGATTTCATTAACTATCCCCTGCCGGAGGGAGCCCCTCAAGTGCAATATTATGGCTTTAATCAATCGACGACAACGCCAGCCTCAGCGGGTCCTAAGGCAACGACCGCAAATTCAGCGGAACAAAAGCCAGAACAGCTATGGACAATGTGCAATACACTGGGTTGGTCGCGACAACGTGATCACCTGCAACGAGTTCAATTGAAAATTGGCGATATGGCAGCGTGCGAAAATGTCTCAATAGCAACGGTGAATAGCATGTGCACGGAGGCGACATATCAAAAGCACGATTGCACG cAAGAGGAATTTGCGGGAGCTCCAGTTCAATGCCTCATACCCGGCACCAATCAATGGGCTTTGGTTGGCGTCTCGTCGTGGCGAATAGCATGTGCCGCTTCAGGAATAGAAAGACCACGTATGTATGACAAAATAGCATCGAATGCTGCTTGGATACGTGAAACAGTTCATGCGTCATAA
- the LOC106095384 gene encoding uncharacterized protein LOC106095384 — protein sequence MVFKNCLKISYKGLTRNIICDALLRYEDIVSKIMETFDLTNIHRAAIQIYDEKGSKFDKDVFEYFLLLFPNPQKLFFIRLDSTKLIDDPSNAIRSQGEADTRYTFSISKTMNKTKNNNNSDNNVEAVPVRRQNCFIGQWPGSSNASPNTTTNLEPDRGHQRQQNQQNIVRGIVNRLKMFQESRMKRKTLTASSTPTVIKRSMRI from the exons atggtttttaaaaattgtttaaagatCTCCTACAAAGGCTTGACCAGAAATATAATCTGCGATGCTTTGCTGCGTTATGAGGATATTGTCAGCAAAA TAATGGAAACATTTGACTTAACCAACATTCATAGAGCCGCCATACAAATCTACGATGAAAAAGGCTCTAAATTCGACAAGGATGTCTTTGAATATTTCCTTTTACTCTTTCCAAAtcctcaaaaattatttttcatacgCTTGGATAGTACAAAACTAATAGATGATCCTTCGAATGCCATCAGAAGCCAAGGTGAAGCAGACACTCGCTATACTTTCTCCATATCAAAGACGATGaacaaaacaaagaataacAACAATTCGGACAATAATGTCGAGGCTGTACCAGTGCGTCgtcaaaattgttttattggtCAATGGCCGGGCAGCAGTAATGCATCGCCCAACACCACCACTAATCTGGAGCCAGACAGAGGTCATCAAAGGCAACAAAACCAACAGAATATTGTTCGTGGCATTgtgaatcgacttaaaatgtttcaAGAATCTCGtatgaaaagaaaaacactAACAGCCAGCAGTACACCCACAGTGATTAAGAGATCAATGAGAATTTAA